The genomic window AAACAAGGGCTTCAGCCTTATGCGTTCATTAGGACTTACTTACTACCATTAAACTGATTGATGGTTGTTTTGGTCGAATTCATGCTGCGCAACACTGACAAAAATCCCGGCTCAAGATCGCTGCTGTCGAACTACTCCTCGACACTGGGGGCACAGATCGACCGCCGCCGCTCTGAGCTGGCACTGGTCGCATCCTCCAAGGAAGCTGAGACTGCAAGCCGCGCGAAGAGCGAGTTCCTGGCCAATATGAGCCATGAACTGCGCACACCGCTCAATGCCATTCTCGGCTTTTCAGAAATCATCCATCAAGGCCGCTTTGGCTCTGACGCTGAAAGCTGGGAGCGGTACCAGAGTTACGCAGGCGACATCCACGAGGCAAGCACACACCTGCTCCACGTTGTGAACGACATTCTCGATATGTCGCGCATCGAAAGCGGGCGCCTGGAACTCGATTTCCAGGAAGTATCCGCGACAGATCTGTTTGCGGGCATCCAGAACATGCTCGCCGAACGGGCCGAACAGGCGCAGCTGACACTGACCATCGACATTGAAGACGGTCTGCAGAATCTTGAGGCCGATGAGCGTCGCTTGAAGCAGACGCTCATCAACCTTGCCGGCAATGCCATCAAGTTTACG from Candidatus Phaeomarinobacter ectocarpi includes these protein-coding regions:
- a CDS encoding sensor histidine kinase codes for the protein MLRNTDKNPGSRSLLSNYSSTLGAQIDRRRSELALVASSKEAETASRAKSEFLANMSHELRTPLNAILGFSEIIHQGRFGSDAESWERYQSYAGDIHEASTHLLHVVNDILDMSRIESGRLELDFQEVSATDLFAGIQNMLAERAEQAQLTLTIDIEDGLQNLEADERRLKQTLINLAGNAIKFTDAGGKVTLGARKAGLGVALFVADTGIGMTPGQLATAMEPFRQVDGTLARQQEGTGLGLPLAKAFAELHDATFSISSTPGAGTTALIRFPIHRVRKSAPLAMTATVD